One genomic window of Planctomycetota bacterium includes the following:
- a CDS encoding sugar phosphate isomerase/epimerase: MGGTVNRRGFLGTALALGGGVRLAPRGLFAAEAAKGAPNCEKLGWRFGITAYTFRHLALVEAAEQVAALGLRYIEGFTWQKLSARKPNVVTNETMSADDRKEAKARLADLGVQLVSCYCQAMAQEAACRKLFDWAKEMGMEILVAEPPANAYEMLDKLLGEYQLSLAVHNHPKPSGYWSPEVFLKAAEGRTRRIGVCGDTGHWARSGIKPADALRQLEGRIVSLHIKDIAKFDDPKCPCVTFGAGEGDLAGVAREIRRQGIKPLITIEHEVNAPTVADVAACVAYFDKVAGE, encoded by the coding sequence ATGGGCGGTACGGTGAATCGTCGTGGGTTCCTGGGCACGGCGCTGGCGCTGGGCGGGGGCGTGCGGCTGGCGCCGCGCGGCCTGTTCGCCGCCGAGGCCGCGAAGGGCGCGCCCAACTGCGAGAAGCTCGGCTGGCGCTTCGGCATCACGGCCTACACCTTCCGCCACCTGGCCCTCGTCGAGGCCGCCGAGCAGGTGGCCGCGCTCGGCCTGCGCTACATCGAGGGCTTCACCTGGCAGAAGCTCAGCGCCAGGAAGCCCAACGTCGTGACCAACGAGACCATGTCCGCCGACGACCGCAAGGAGGCCAAGGCCCGCCTCGCCGACCTCGGCGTCCAGCTCGTCTCGTGCTACTGCCAGGCGATGGCCCAGGAGGCCGCCTGCCGCAAGCTCTTCGACTGGGCGAAGGAGATGGGGATGGAGATCCTCGTCGCCGAGCCGCCCGCCAATGCCTACGAGATGCTCGACAAGCTCCTCGGCGAATACCAGCTCAGCCTCGCCGTCCACAACCACCCCAAGCCCTCGGGCTACTGGAGCCCCGAGGTGTTCCTCAAGGCGGCCGAGGGCCGCACCAGGCGCATCGGCGTCTGCGGCGACACCGGCCACTGGGCGCGCTCGGGCATCAAGCCGGCCGACGCCCTCCGCCAGCTCGAAGGCCGCATCGTGTCGCTCCACATCAAGGACATTGCGAAGTTCGACGACCCCAAGTGCCCGTGCGTGACGTTCGGGGCAGGGGAGGGCGACCTGGCGGGCGTGGCCCGCGAGATTCGCCGCCAGGGCATCAAGCCGCTCATCACTATCGAGCACGAGGTCAACGCGCCCACCGTCGCCGACGTGGCGGCCTGCGTCGCCTACTTCGACAAGGTGGCGGGCGAGTAG
- a CDS encoding Gfo/Idh/MocA family oxidoreductase — protein sequence MNRRSFLRRTALGGAGLIVLRDAASAQGTKANDRLALAHIGCGGRGRELLLGFSRLEKSAFLCDVNESKATEMYRQFPDLPKFQDFRQMLDEKGKEIDAVVVATPDHTHAVASAYAIRAGKHVYTEKPLTRTVHESRVLRKLAREFKVATSMGNQGTGAGPYRRALELIRDGVLGTIQEVHTWNDQGSSDHSEAPKDEAKVPPYLNWDLWLGPAAFRPFHPRWLFWGHWRDFGTANLGNWASHTQNLAFRALQVDTLWFAEPAAKPRIKVEAQVNRINRLSFPKWEHVQWHIPKRGELPPITFHWHNGSARPNVKDDLSKLLGRELGWGPKDWGDWAGHLIIGTEGKILASGHNATFVMMPAEKFKDVKKDMPEKVERSAGHERDWLLACRGGKPAWANYDYAGPLTEFNMLGNIATQFEGVLEYDPLEGKITNNEEADKALKMGEYRKGWAL from the coding sequence ATGAACCGCCGCTCGTTTCTTCGGAGGACTGCGCTGGGCGGGGCAGGGCTGATCGTCTTGCGCGACGCCGCCTCGGCGCAGGGCACCAAGGCCAACGACCGGCTCGCCCTCGCTCACATCGGCTGCGGGGGGCGCGGCCGCGAACTCCTCCTCGGCTTCTCGCGCCTGGAGAAGTCGGCCTTCCTGTGCGACGTGAACGAGAGCAAGGCCACGGAGATGTACCGCCAGTTCCCCGACCTGCCGAAGTTCCAGGACTTCCGCCAGATGCTCGACGAGAAGGGGAAGGAAATTGACGCCGTCGTCGTGGCCACGCCCGACCACACGCACGCCGTCGCCTCGGCCTACGCCATCCGCGCGGGCAAACACGTCTACACCGAGAAGCCACTCACCCGCACCGTCCACGAGTCGCGCGTCCTGCGGAAGCTGGCCAGGGAGTTCAAGGTCGCCACCTCGATGGGCAACCAGGGCACGGGCGCCGGCCCCTACCGCCGCGCACTCGAGCTCATCCGCGACGGCGTCCTCGGCACCATCCAGGAGGTTCACACCTGGAACGACCAAGGCAGCTCCGACCACTCCGAGGCGCCCAAGGACGAGGCCAAGGTGCCGCCCTACCTGAACTGGGACCTCTGGCTCGGCCCCGCCGCGTTCCGCCCCTTCCATCCCCGGTGGCTCTTCTGGGGGCACTGGCGCGACTTCGGCACCGCCAACCTCGGCAACTGGGCCTCGCACACCCAGAACCTCGCCTTCCGCGCGCTCCAGGTGGACACCCTGTGGTTTGCCGAGCCTGCGGCGAAGCCCCGCATCAAGGTCGAGGCCCAGGTCAACCGCATCAACCGCCTGTCGTTCCCCAAGTGGGAACACGTCCAGTGGCACATCCCCAAACGCGGCGAACTCCCGCCCATCACCTTCCACTGGCACAACGGCAGCGCCCGCCCGAACGTCAAGGACGACCTCAGCAAGCTCCTCGGCCGCGAACTCGGCTGGGGGCCGAAGGACTGGGGCGACTGGGCCGGCCACCTCATCATCGGCACGGAGGGCAAAATCCTCGCCAGCGGCCACAACGCCACGTTTGTCATGATGCCTGCCGAGAAGTTCAAGGACGTGAAGAAGGACATGCCGGAAAAGGTCGAACGCTCGGCGGGCCACGAGCGCGACTGGCTGCTCGCCTGCCGCGGCGGCAAGCCGGCCTGGGCCAACTACGACTACGCCGGCCCGCTCACCGAGTTCAACATGCTCGGCAACATCGCCACACAGTTCGAGGGCGTGCTCGAATACGACCCGCTCGAGGGCAAGATCACCAACAACGAAGAGGCCGACAAAGCCCTCAAGATGGGCGAATACCGCAAAGGCTGGGCGCTGTGA
- a CDS encoding DUF6067 family protein → MKGIGPWVALCATICFAASSLAGGLAYDEQFVPRFNVPRMSKSPTIDGTIGADEWREAVKVMGVVWTSSLAYRDRPISFWVAWDPQHIYIAARSDILPGHRLYRSKREKYTAGVVFDDSYELGVFLHDRNKLPGQVSSFLKFVINSLGSGEFMKLYPSIGQNLFNWRPNMAIANRIHETGGKQWWEMELAADLADLEMPVEHKAGDKMDILLAAPLKNPDWQWLDVPSASGHLEHYGFPRTVLTADKPYVQIEELSGLHDGRLDLKSVIYNPSDKPVSVKAAAAVLHGKMGRARDRGLPENAKPVVQEEKTLEIPAKGSVRFDVAKAFPGLAYPKPDGKEPGELSWYTYSVTVGDEQVYTYHLAFQGTDKSYLAARPRPHILECEANWNPVRGLLFLSADTLDAPLPAGAKPAGAEYEITKDAKSVKKGRLGHFVYHKYEDLVELPSVQPGEYQVKISLVDAAGKPLLTRDDIKLAKKDEAKEFAKWWGNKLGDTEKVLAPFEPLRVSGNGPFGGGTKIACTRRVYHLDSLGLPRQIEANGGDVLAAPARIIVKVGGKEYVVPTGRKAKITSSKDWRTEFEGSPSKAAGLVFTAKGSVEQDGLVELQLTCAPDAGPVEIEELRIEWPLDDRDGLHMSCVGQGNNYCARSIGKVPVATTVPVVAPSASGTLAAAPPATGTVAATEVWNTLTGIGLTGSGMTTGSFTDNLWLGTERRGLLWTADSDRGWEPDDKVAAHSLVRDGKAVIIRNNIVGSYPGKKPLRLAEPRTLRFGYNATPFRHLIPGWRLNQVSAANGFSGGKYKVNWDTGQDFFSILSPPFPDEKRWPEYYAYCKAECDKLSLRGLYDGSARLGMWTNNQIALRGYMNKTVEPGVYEYFAGDWVPGGEILSPTYRDYMMWLQNRQIREGGCTHFYYDISFTGHFARALAAGFGYRLPDGRIQPESDASNLRAWYKRVWALMQETGQYPGGVSGHATNSICLKALPFADSILDSEYPMLDPISVYPSDRMIAGSCSHNFGVNISHLGFMNPTWPSMHDAVMGGLQGSIFNHQAFKHWGISRPDIEFIPYWRNSHVVKELTPGLLLSLWKRPGSAVLAVCNYGPDEAGKEQTRPFRTRLDLKALGVPAGLSGERLRVRQLFNNPAQYRYLGHLKWYEELPGDPEDAKKHEHARQKIVPPLAPKLDPATGVLDGFSVFYHDVRYLVLHWEDQPINDAAWKDLFPASAVGGVSPRREVLDWGINTARPLAGFEAKGALAWQRPGSVLFHVANASGDEKKPTLVKLDLDLARLGVKVEKLWREFTGIVPLDGLPADNITDEPKENDHRLGRGYALFNGWTGTVWLQLKKGESRTFTIDRY, encoded by the coding sequence ATGAAGGGAATCGGACCATGGGTCGCCCTGTGCGCGACCATCTGCTTCGCGGCCTCCTCCCTCGCTGGCGGCCTGGCCTACGACGAGCAGTTCGTGCCGCGGTTCAATGTGCCGCGCATGTCCAAGTCGCCGACAATTGACGGCACGATCGGCGCCGACGAGTGGCGCGAGGCGGTGAAGGTGATGGGCGTGGTCTGGACCAGCTCCCTAGCTTACCGCGACCGCCCCATCTCCTTCTGGGTCGCCTGGGACCCGCAGCACATCTACATCGCGGCCCGCTCCGACATCCTGCCCGGCCACCGCCTCTATCGCAGCAAGCGCGAGAAGTACACTGCGGGCGTGGTCTTCGACGATTCCTATGAGCTGGGCGTCTTCCTCCACGACCGCAACAAGCTGCCGGGGCAGGTCTCCAGCTTCCTCAAGTTCGTCATCAACTCGCTCGGCAGCGGCGAGTTCATGAAGCTCTATCCCTCCATCGGCCAGAACCTCTTCAACTGGCGGCCGAACATGGCCATCGCCAACAGAATTCACGAGACGGGCGGGAAGCAGTGGTGGGAGATGGAGCTTGCGGCCGACCTGGCCGACCTGGAGATGCCCGTGGAGCACAAGGCGGGCGACAAGATGGACATCCTTCTCGCCGCCCCGCTGAAGAACCCCGACTGGCAGTGGCTCGACGTGCCGTCCGCCTCGGGCCACCTCGAGCACTACGGCTTCCCCCGCACGGTCCTCACCGCCGACAAGCCTTACGTGCAAATCGAGGAGCTGAGCGGCCTGCACGACGGGCGGCTCGACCTCAAGAGCGTCATCTACAACCCCTCCGACAAGCCCGTGAGCGTCAAGGCCGCCGCGGCGGTCCTCCACGGCAAGATGGGCCGGGCGCGCGACCGCGGCCTGCCCGAGAACGCCAAGCCAGTCGTTCAGGAGGAGAAGACACTAGAGATTCCCGCGAAAGGCTCGGTCCGCTTCGACGTGGCGAAGGCATTCCCCGGCCTCGCCTATCCCAAGCCCGACGGCAAGGAGCCGGGCGAGCTGTCCTGGTACACCTACAGCGTCACCGTCGGCGACGAGCAGGTCTACACCTACCACCTGGCCTTCCAGGGCACAGACAAGAGCTACCTCGCAGCCAGGCCGCGCCCCCACATCCTTGAGTGCGAGGCCAACTGGAACCCCGTCCGCGGCCTGCTCTTCCTCAGCGCCGACACCCTCGACGCGCCGCTGCCCGCCGGCGCAAAACCCGCCGGCGCCGAGTACGAGATCACGAAGGACGCCAAGTCCGTGAAGAAGGGTCGCCTCGGCCACTTCGTCTACCACAAGTATGAAGACCTGGTCGAGCTCCCCAGCGTGCAGCCCGGCGAATATCAGGTGAAGATCAGCCTGGTGGACGCCGCCGGCAAGCCGCTGCTGACCCGCGACGACATCAAGCTGGCCAAGAAAGACGAGGCGAAGGAGTTCGCCAAGTGGTGGGGCAACAAGCTCGGCGACACCGAGAAGGTGCTCGCGCCTTTCGAGCCGCTGCGCGTGAGTGGCAACGGCCCGTTCGGCGGCGGCACCAAGATCGCCTGCACCCGCCGAGTCTACCACCTCGATTCGCTCGGCCTGCCCCGCCAGATTGAGGCGAACGGCGGCGACGTGCTAGCCGCTCCTGCCCGCATTATCGTGAAGGTCGGCGGCAAGGAATACGTCGTGCCTACAGGCCGAAAGGCGAAGATCACCAGCAGCAAGGACTGGCGGACCGAGTTCGAAGGCTCGCCTTCGAAGGCCGCTGGCCTCGTCTTCACCGCCAAAGGCTCGGTCGAGCAGGATGGCCTTGTCGAGCTTCAGCTCACTTGCGCTCCCGACGCCGGCCCAGTCGAGATCGAGGAGCTTCGCATCGAGTGGCCGCTCGACGACCGCGACGGGCTGCACATGTCCTGCGTCGGCCAGGGCAACAACTACTGCGCCCGCTCGATCGGCAAAGTGCCTGTGGCGACAACCGTCCCGGTTGTCGCGCCTTCTGCAAGCGGGACGCTTGCAGCTGCGCCGCCCGCAACCGGGACGGTTGCGGCTACAGAGGTGTGGAACACGCTGACGGGCATCGGCCTCACGGGCTCGGGCATGACCACGGGCAGCTTCACCGACAACCTCTGGCTCGGCACCGAGCGCCGCGGCCTGCTCTGGACCGCCGACTCCGACCGCGGCTGGGAGCCCGACGACAAGGTGGCGGCCCACTCCCTTGTCCGCGATGGCAAGGCCGTCATCATCCGCAACAACATCGTCGGCAGCTATCCCGGCAAGAAGCCGCTTCGCCTCGCCGAGCCGCGGACGCTTCGCTTCGGCTACAACGCCACGCCCTTCCGCCACCTCATCCCCGGCTGGCGCCTCAACCAGGTCTCCGCCGCCAACGGCTTCTCGGGCGGAAAATACAAGGTGAACTGGGACACGGGGCAGGACTTCTTCTCGATCCTCAGCCCGCCGTTCCCCGACGAGAAGCGGTGGCCCGAGTACTACGCCTACTGCAAGGCCGAGTGCGACAAGCTCTCGCTCCGCGGCCTCTACGACGGCTCGGCCCGCCTGGGCATGTGGACCAACAACCAGATCGCCCTCCGCGGCTACATGAACAAGACCGTCGAGCCGGGCGTCTACGAGTACTTCGCCGGCGACTGGGTGCCCGGCGGCGAAATCCTGTCGCCCACCTACCGCGACTACATGATGTGGCTCCAGAACCGCCAGATCCGCGAGGGCGGCTGCACGCACTTCTACTACGACATCAGCTTCACGGGCCACTTCGCCCGCGCGCTGGCCGCAGGCTTCGGCTATCGCCTGCCCGACGGCCGCATCCAGCCCGAGAGCGACGCCTCGAACCTCCGCGCGTGGTACAAGCGCGTCTGGGCGCTGATGCAGGAGACCGGGCAATACCCCGGCGGCGTCAGCGGCCACGCCACCAACTCAATCTGCCTCAAGGCACTCCCCTTCGCCGACTCCATCCTCGATTCCGAATACCCGATGCTCGACCCGATCAGCGTCTACCCCAGCGACAGGATGATCGCGGGGTCGTGCTCGCACAACTTCGGCGTGAACATCAGCCACCTGGGCTTCATGAATCCGACGTGGCCCTCGATGCACGACGCCGTGATGGGCGGCCTCCAGGGCAGCATCTTCAACCACCAGGCGTTCAAGCACTGGGGCATCAGCCGCCCCGACATCGAGTTCATCCCCTACTGGCGAAACAGCCACGTCGTCAAGGAGCTGACGCCCGGCCTCCTCCTCAGCCTCTGGAAGCGGCCCGGCTCGGCGGTCCTGGCCGTGTGCAACTACGGCCCTGACGAGGCCGGCAAGGAGCAGACGCGGCCCTTCCGCACCCGGCTCGACCTCAAAGCGCTCGGCGTGCCCGCCGGCCTCTCAGGGGAGCGACTGCGGGTTCGCCAGCTCTTCAACAACCCCGCCCAGTACCGCTACCTCGGCCACCTCAAGTGGTACGAGGAACTGCCCGGCGACCCCGAGGACGCGAAGAAGCACGAACACGCCCGCCAGAAGATCGTCCCGCCCCTTGCCCCCAAGCTCGACCCCGCCACCGGCGTCCTTGATGGCTTCAGCGTCTTCTACCACGACGTCCGCTACCTCGTCCTCCACTGGGAGGACCAGCCGATCAACGATGCAGCGTGGAAGGACCTGTTCCCGGCTTCGGCTGTGGGCGGCGTGTCCCCACGCCGCGAGGTCCTCGACTGGGGCATCAACACGGCGAGGCCGCTGGCCGGCTTCGAGGCCAAGGGGGCGCTGGCCTGGCAGCGGCCCGGAAGCGTCCTGTTCCACGTGGCCAATGCGAGCGGCGACGAGAAGAAGCCGACGCTTGTGAAGCTCGACCTCGACTTGGCCCGCCTCGGTGTCAAGGTCGAGAAGCTCTGGCGCGAGTTCACCGGCATCGTGCCCCTCGACGGCCTGCCCGCCGACAACATCACCGACGAGCCGAAGGAGAACGACCACCGCCTCGGCCGCGGCTATGCCCTGTTCAACGGCTGGACGGGCACCGTGTGGCTTCAGCTCAAGAAAGGCGAATCCCGCACCTTCACCATTGACCGCTACTGA